In a genomic window of Vibrio marisflavi CECT 7928:
- the gmtX gene encoding gamma-mobile-trio protein GmtX produces the protein MSNPVDPNIVLEELCESATSRTKNALRVLHSVLEQQSKSSTLDFSIATVGKLSKEQGGPSTQTIRNRTGKHFQHLIDVWASYAGTTRKKPLSVRQKQILNCNDQHILDSIDDPVIRAVVGSLIAERNKFRDQLNVLKANADIVIDRTKPVEASYILNADKLTPLELQALEAAISEQFFDEMQWLVMPTGQVKDKDGLEIYKRGYVNAVRKLIGE, from the coding sequence ATGTCTAATCCCGTTGACCCCAATATTGTATTGGAAGAGCTTTGTGAGAGTGCTACATCGAGAACGAAGAATGCACTTCGAGTTTTGCACAGCGTGCTCGAGCAGCAAAGTAAATCATCAACTTTAGACTTTTCCATCGCGACGGTTGGCAAGCTGTCTAAAGAGCAGGGAGGACCTTCCACTCAGACCATTCGCAACCGAACAGGCAAACACTTTCAGCATTTGATAGACGTTTGGGCAAGCTATGCTGGAACCACGCGTAAAAAGCCGCTTTCTGTTCGCCAAAAGCAAATTCTAAACTGCAACGATCAGCATATCCTAGACTCGATAGACGACCCGGTTATTCGTGCCGTTGTTGGTTCATTGATAGCAGAAAGAAACAAATTCAGAGATCAGCTCAATGTTCTGAAGGCAAACGCGGATATCGTAATCGATAGAACCAAGCCTGTAGAAGCAAGCTACATACTCAATGCAGATAAGCTGACTCCACTAGAGCTTCAAGCTTTAGAAGCTGCAATTTCTGAACAGTTTTTCGATGAAATGCAATGGTTGGTAATGCCTACAGGCCAAGTTAAAGACAAGGATGGTTTAGAAATCTACAAGCGTGGCTATGTGAATGCGGTCCGCAAATTAATTGGGGAATAA
- the gmtZ gene encoding gamma-mobile-trio integrase GmtZ, giving the protein MKSTDYEFFWFTEQNGSGWDTWREVAATWLNQKHYGVDHKRNALNRFLGDYLVPRFITDPVEFFEIGPQDYDQFLTTFELSENYRVRQNNEVCAFIDWLIETYYSQPNDDGELIAMFRNPFEKGSNPVRNQETVYNALPYTYIKKLRKILCPQEKGHFNQWKWAIEQSDAFLLNGRHLRDWFIVDEALVDKKDPDCVWQEVVVDKARSIRVNGVLKTYKEGDRFFVIWSPVRAMALYMKLQLPLRTFQVRMLDSGEADTWRYERGQWVKNEVNSFAEGSDKRPWQKGVFHRIVTPDIGDVMTGLYVNTNKTADRNKDEVTRGYVIPWQHEEVLYWLEKLRNWQEKYNPISSPTSIYDLDFKHFGSTKTDTQRSEIGNICFLFRNAATPLLSERSMPITSGYLNTLWVSLMSQLEKTIQDSGDRLLDGSLVRFIDVENPRKTLFPLHSIRVSLITCYAIEGEIPTPVLSKLLVGHSRLIMTMHYTKVTPVMMAKKMKAAEQKIDVQDEDSLMAFLTNKSIEEIGLKAAYKDIESLQTVLRVRNPAGWQERSIGICLVGGNTTPLVENSAIAGCWNGGERLKKANRNQADLYGPVPHGCENCIRCRWFITDIKYIHSLTAHFNNLSYHASESAKIAAELEAEQQTLLDEEYFCEVNGEPFTKHQELRNLDRRVEKQKVDADEYCKDLVACFQVIRKLLKLEQEREEEDTKEKVVAIGSHSEISPYFSFVDTESKFRQLIQLCDDAEVFADLRDDLKKTPAINHRSNRLNAMLMKSGYMPFLMQLDDEMQLLAGNAMVNAMLNATGESDKVKAMDILSSYLDAEKYLQDAGLLEIGVRAIESKTGINILRLADLSSNNRVGAKKNV; this is encoded by the coding sequence ATGAAATCAACGGATTATGAGTTCTTCTGGTTTACTGAGCAAAATGGTTCTGGTTGGGATACTTGGCGTGAAGTGGCAGCCACTTGGTTAAACCAGAAGCATTATGGTGTTGACCATAAACGAAACGCCTTGAACCGCTTTTTGGGTGACTATCTAGTTCCTCGATTTATCACAGATCCCGTAGAGTTTTTTGAAATCGGTCCGCAAGACTATGATCAATTCCTAACGACATTCGAGCTATCGGAAAACTATAGAGTCCGCCAAAACAATGAGGTGTGCGCGTTTATCGATTGGCTTATCGAAACCTATTACTCTCAGCCAAATGATGATGGTGAATTGATTGCGATGTTTCGTAACCCATTTGAAAAAGGCTCGAATCCAGTACGTAATCAAGAAACTGTTTATAACGCCTTGCCATACACCTACATCAAGAAATTACGGAAGATACTTTGTCCTCAAGAAAAAGGTCACTTTAACCAATGGAAGTGGGCAATCGAGCAAAGTGACGCTTTTCTACTAAATGGTCGCCACCTTAGGGACTGGTTTATCGTTGATGAAGCGTTAGTAGATAAAAAGGATCCAGACTGTGTCTGGCAGGAAGTCGTTGTAGACAAAGCAAGGAGTATTAGAGTCAATGGAGTACTGAAGACATACAAAGAAGGCGATCGATTTTTTGTTATTTGGTCACCTGTTCGCGCTATGGCCTTGTATATGAAGCTTCAGCTACCGCTTAGGACATTCCAGGTTCGAATGCTTGATTCTGGGGAAGCCGATACTTGGCGTTACGAGCGAGGTCAGTGGGTCAAAAATGAAGTGAACAGCTTTGCAGAAGGTAGTGATAAACGGCCATGGCAAAAAGGAGTGTTTCATCGGATTGTGACACCAGATATTGGTGATGTAATGACTGGGCTGTACGTTAACACCAACAAAACAGCAGACCGGAATAAAGATGAAGTGACTCGTGGATATGTGATTCCGTGGCAGCATGAGGAAGTGTTGTATTGGTTAGAAAAACTCCGTAACTGGCAAGAAAAGTACAATCCTATTTCTTCTCCTACATCAATCTATGACCTTGACTTCAAACACTTTGGCAGCACTAAAACGGATACCCAGCGCAGTGAGATAGGTAATATCTGCTTTCTGTTTCGCAATGCAGCTACTCCCCTCCTTAGTGAACGTTCCATGCCTATTACCTCTGGGTACCTAAATACACTTTGGGTATCTTTGATGTCACAGTTGGAAAAAACTATCCAAGACAGTGGTGATAGGCTATTGGATGGCAGCTTAGTTCGTTTTATAGACGTAGAAAATCCTCGCAAGACTTTATTTCCTTTGCACTCTATTCGTGTATCTCTAATAACGTGCTATGCCATTGAAGGAGAGATCCCTACTCCTGTGCTGTCGAAGCTATTGGTTGGTCACAGCCGTCTTATCATGACCATGCATTACACCAAAGTAACGCCAGTCATGATGGCCAAGAAAATGAAAGCGGCAGAGCAGAAAATCGATGTTCAAGATGAAGATAGCTTAATGGCATTTTTAACCAATAAATCAATCGAAGAGATAGGGCTGAAAGCTGCCTATAAAGACATCGAATCACTACAAACTGTTTTGAGAGTTCGCAATCCAGCAGGGTGGCAAGAAAGATCAATTGGTATTTGTCTAGTTGGAGGTAATACGACACCACTTGTTGAAAACAGTGCTATTGCTGGGTGCTGGAATGGCGGGGAGAGATTGAAAAAGGCCAATAGAAACCAAGCTGATCTGTATGGGCCAGTACCTCATGGTTGTGAAAACTGTATACGATGCCGTTGGTTTATCACAGATATTAAGTACATACATTCGTTGACCGCGCATTTCAATAACCTGAGCTACCACGCTTCGGAATCAGCAAAAATTGCAGCTGAGCTAGAAGCTGAGCAGCAGACCTTGTTGGATGAAGAGTACTTTTGTGAGGTAAATGGAGAACCTTTTACCAAACACCAAGAACTTCGTAATCTCGATAGGCGTGTTGAAAAACAAAAGGTGGATGCTGATGAATATTGCAAGGATTTGGTCGCTTGCTTTCAGGTGATCCGAAAACTGTTAAAGCTTGAACAAGAAAGAGAGGAAGAAGATACGAAAGAAAAGGTTGTTGCGATTGGCTCACACTCTGAGATCTCTCCTTACTTTAGCTTCGTTGATACAGAATCCAAGTTCAGGCAGCTCATCCAGCTATGTGATGATGCAGAAGTATTCGCTGACTTGCGTGATGACTTAAAGAAAACGCCAGCGATTAACCATCGCTCTAACAGACTCAACGCGATGCTAATGAAGTCTGGCTATATGCCTTTCTTGATGCAACTCGATGACGAGATGCAATTACTTGCGGGAAATGCCATGGTCAATGCAATGCTCAATGCGACAGGAGAGTCAGACAAGGTTAAGGCGATGGACATCCTCTCTTCTTATCTTGACGCGGAAAAGTACCTGCAAGATGCCGGATTGTTAGAGATAGGCGTCAGAGCTATTGAGTCAAAAACGGGGATAAATATCTTGCGGTTGGCAGATCTTTCCTCGAATAACCGAGTAGGAGCGAAGAAGAATGTCTAA
- the gmtY gene encoding gamma-mobile-trio recombinase GmtY, producing MAAIVKVQAQVKTDHSGSMIECPALLTEQGVFEPLLDYIVSQSHIKSLPWMNRVVLACQLLLEYMEVNRGLFSDPSLLFQSFVQRLSSGTISKQGDDLSGLYWLPRSTSNVNQLLSALNGLTDWLSKNNETLSLNPFEEASSHQERLNYAAWYKRNQYNFLGHIKNNALPELMKKVRKVRGKKDVIKVDGDAISFPENLFKQFFLQGIGSSRDKRVALRDQLILLLMHGAGVRESDALHLWVDDVFLDPMNSDSVMVRLYHPEDGKAPNNWRGRKRQSTRAAYLQEKYHLTPRNKLTGTARVGWKTKIVDHDDNYIQLHWFPAYYGEVFSYLWAQYLLHLLPLERIHPYAFVSFSKNSLGNPLTLNAFNQNYKSAMARVGLVVSKPEGRSPHGHRHAYGRRMSNAGMDIHIIKKALHHSSLMSQSIYTQPGVRDVTLACE from the coding sequence ATGGCTGCCATTGTAAAAGTGCAAGCTCAAGTTAAAACAGATCACTCAGGCTCGATGATTGAGTGTCCAGCGTTATTAACAGAGCAAGGTGTATTCGAACCTTTACTGGATTACATCGTTAGCCAATCCCATATTAAAAGCCTTCCTTGGATGAATCGCGTAGTTCTTGCATGCCAGTTATTGCTTGAATACATGGAAGTGAACCGAGGTTTGTTCTCAGATCCAAGCCTTCTGTTTCAATCTTTCGTACAACGTCTATCTTCAGGTACGATTAGTAAACAAGGTGATGACTTATCAGGGCTGTATTGGTTGCCCAGATCAACCTCCAATGTCAATCAACTGCTTTCAGCGTTAAATGGACTTACTGATTGGCTTTCAAAGAACAACGAAACTCTTAGTTTGAATCCTTTTGAAGAGGCATCGTCGCATCAAGAAAGACTAAACTATGCGGCTTGGTACAAGCGAAATCAGTACAACTTTTTAGGTCACATTAAAAATAATGCTCTACCTGAGCTAATGAAAAAGGTGAGAAAGGTTCGCGGGAAAAAGGATGTCATCAAAGTCGATGGCGACGCTATTTCATTTCCAGAAAATTTGTTCAAGCAATTTTTCCTTCAAGGTATTGGTAGTTCGAGAGATAAGAGAGTCGCTTTGCGAGATCAACTGATACTACTGCTAATGCATGGTGCAGGGGTGAGAGAAAGTGACGCACTACACCTGTGGGTCGATGATGTATTTCTAGATCCGATGAATTCCGATAGTGTGATGGTTCGTCTGTATCACCCAGAAGATGGCAAAGCGCCAAATAATTGGAGAGGTCGAAAGCGACAATCAACAAGAGCGGCCTATCTCCAAGAAAAGTATCATTTAACTCCGCGAAACAAACTGACAGGCACTGCCCGTGTAGGTTGGAAGACAAAAATTGTTGACCATGATGACAACTATATTCAGCTTCATTGGTTCCCAGCCTATTATGGAGAAGTCTTTTCGTATTTATGGGCACAGTATTTACTTCACCTGCTACCACTAGAACGGATACATCCCTATGCCTTTGTTTCTTTTTCAAAAAATTCGCTTGGCAATCCTTTAACGCTGAATGCATTCAATCAAAACTATAAATCTGCTATGGCGAGAGTAGGGCTAGTCGTATCAAAACCAGAAGGTCGTTCACCCCATGGTCATCGCCATGCTTATGGTAGACGAATGTCAAATGCAGGGATGGATATTCATATCATCAAGAAAGCATTACACCACTCGTCTCTAATGTCACAAAGTATATATACGCAGCCAGGGGTTCGCGATGTGACTCTTGCTTGTGAGTGA
- a CDS encoding GMP reductase, producing the protein MRIEQELKLGFKDVLFRPKRSTLKSRSQVNLTREFTFKHSGRQWSGVPVIAANMDSVGSFAMTKALAEHGVMTAVHKHYTVAEWAEFVKGADQKTLNNAMVSTGTSEADFQKTKDVMALSDDLLFICIDIANGYSEHLVEYVQKVRNAFPDKVISAGNVVTGDMVEELILAGADIVKVGIGPGSVCTTRVKTGVGYPQLSAIIECADAAHGLGGRIIGDGGCSCAGDVAKAFGGGADFVMLGGMLAAHEESGGELVEQDGKTFMKFYGMSSQSAMNKHSGGVAGYRAAEGKTVLLPYRGPVENTIQDILGGVRSTCTYVGAAELRELTKRTTFIRVQEQENNVFGKE; encoded by the coding sequence ATGCGTATCGAACAAGAACTTAAGCTCGGTTTTAAAGATGTACTGTTTCGCCCGAAACGTTCAACACTTAAAAGTCGCTCTCAAGTAAATTTAACCCGCGAGTTTACATTTAAGCACAGTGGTCGTCAATGGTCTGGCGTACCTGTTATCGCAGCAAACATGGATTCTGTAGGTAGCTTTGCGATGACAAAAGCACTAGCAGAACATGGAGTTATGACGGCAGTACACAAGCACTACACTGTAGCTGAGTGGGCTGAGTTCGTAAAAGGTGCTGACCAAAAGACGCTGAACAACGCGATGGTTTCAACAGGCACATCTGAAGCAGATTTCCAAAAAACGAAAGACGTGATGGCGTTGAGCGATGATCTACTGTTCATCTGTATTGATATCGCTAACGGTTACTCAGAGCATTTGGTTGAATACGTACAAAAAGTTCGCAACGCTTTCCCAGACAAAGTCATTTCAGCGGGCAACGTTGTCACTGGCGATATGGTTGAAGAGCTTATCCTAGCTGGTGCAGACATCGTAAAAGTGGGCATTGGCCCGGGCTCTGTATGTACTACTCGTGTTAAAACTGGCGTTGGTTACCCACAGCTATCAGCTATCATTGAATGTGCAGACGCAGCTCACGGACTAGGTGGTCGTATCATCGGTGACGGCGGTTGTTCATGTGCTGGAGATGTAGCGAAAGCATTTGGTGGCGGCGCAGATTTTGTGATGCTTGGCGGTATGCTAGCAGCTCACGAAGAATCAGGCGGTGAGTTAGTTGAGCAAGACGGCAAAACCTTCATGAAGTTCTACGGAATGTCTTCACAGTCCGCGATGAACAAGCATTCAGGTGGTGTAGCTGGCTACCGTGCAGCGGAAGGAAAAACCGTACTATTGCCATACCGTGGACCAGTAGAAAACACTATCCAAGACATCCTTGGTGGCGTGCGTTCAACCTGTACATACGTAGGCGCGGCAGAGCTTCGCGAGCTAACTAAGCGTACTACATTTATCCGCGTTCAAGAACAAGAAAACAACGTTTTCGGTAAAGAGTAA
- a CDS encoding NAD(P)H-hydrate dehydratase gives MSVDFSLYLYSAEQVKQGEVAAAKLAKISMYKLMERAGAAVFNRMLESHNSLRSMTVLCGGGNNGGDGYVIARLAKEQGVKVRLYHCGDRDKLTGDAKTAMQAWINAGGAIQCTEQLLTVSNRSSSVSSSPISDNELIVDALLGTGLSGSVRPHVSQVIDLINQAKLPVFSVDVPSGLCANTGSVLGNCIKATQTVTFIGCKKGLVTGQARAYVGDLHFAGLKVEALFADETPTSTRLMNENELFHPLPMRSPTAHKGSNGKLVCIGGNEGMAGAILLASTAAARVGAGLVSTLAHPDSVLPLQTYCPEVMTRKWCGDTTFLNQRIDWSSVLLIGPGLGTNDWSMEAYLDVLEVEKPKIFDADALNLLANHPNKDHLRVLTPHSGEAARLLGKSVAEVEANRYQAVVDLYNKYGGVIVLKGPGTLVYDGDSQSTYVCPKGNAGMASGGMGDVLSGVIAGLVAQRMSLIDATKLAVYCHSKAADIVAKENGQRGMLAGDLIPVIRQLLNHSFK, from the coding sequence ATGAGCGTCGATTTTTCTCTCTATTTATATAGTGCAGAGCAAGTTAAGCAGGGTGAAGTGGCCGCAGCTAAGCTGGCAAAAATATCCATGTATAAACTGATGGAGCGAGCTGGCGCTGCTGTATTTAACAGAATGTTAGAAAGCCACAATTCACTTCGCTCAATGACGGTACTTTGTGGTGGTGGGAACAACGGCGGAGACGGTTACGTAATCGCGAGGCTTGCCAAAGAGCAAGGCGTAAAAGTTCGCCTTTATCATTGCGGAGATCGTGACAAACTCACGGGTGACGCGAAAACAGCGATGCAAGCTTGGATAAATGCTGGCGGTGCGATTCAATGTACAGAGCAACTGCTAACTGTGAGCAATCGAAGCTCGTCTGTCTCTTCATCTCCCATCTCGGATAACGAATTGATCGTTGATGCATTGCTTGGCACAGGGCTTAGCGGAAGTGTACGCCCGCATGTGTCTCAAGTTATAGATCTTATTAACCAAGCAAAGTTGCCTGTATTTTCCGTCGATGTGCCTTCTGGTCTATGTGCCAATACTGGTAGTGTTCTGGGCAACTGTATTAAAGCGACTCAAACAGTCACGTTCATTGGGTGTAAGAAGGGGCTAGTGACAGGCCAAGCCAGAGCGTATGTCGGTGATTTGCACTTTGCTGGATTAAAAGTAGAAGCATTGTTTGCTGATGAAACTCCAACCTCCACTCGCTTGATGAACGAGAATGAACTATTTCATCCGCTGCCAATGCGCTCTCCTACAGCACACAAAGGCAGTAATGGAAAACTAGTGTGTATTGGTGGCAATGAAGGTATGGCCGGTGCAATACTACTGGCCTCTACAGCCGCCGCACGTGTAGGAGCCGGTTTAGTTTCGACTTTAGCTCACCCCGATAGTGTGCTGCCACTGCAAACATATTGCCCAGAAGTGATGACTCGTAAATGGTGCGGAGATACAACCTTCTTGAATCAACGCATCGATTGGTCGAGTGTATTACTAATAGGCCCCGGCCTTGGGACTAACGATTGGTCAATGGAAGCATATCTAGATGTATTGGAAGTTGAGAAGCCCAAAATTTTCGATGCTGATGCACTTAACTTACTGGCCAATCACCCGAACAAAGATCATTTGCGAGTACTGACGCCACATTCTGGAGAAGCGGCTCGTTTGTTAGGAAAATCTGTTGCTGAGGTAGAAGCCAATCGGTATCAAGCCGTTGTCGATTTATACAATAAGTACGGTGGCGTAATAGTACTTAAAGGGCCAGGCACGTTGGTGTATGACGGAGACAGTCAAAGCACTTATGTATGCCCAAAAGGAAACGCTGGTATGGCATCTGGCGGGATGGGGGATGTTCTATCCGGAGTTATTGCTGGTTTGGTTGCTCAAAGAATGAGTTTGATTGATGCGACAAAACTTGCAGTCTATTGTCATAGCAAAGCTGCTGACATTGTGGCGAAGGAAAATGGCCAACGTGGCATGCTTGCAGGTGACTTAATTCCTGTTATACGACAATTGCTTAATCATTCATTTAAATGA
- a CDS encoding PAS domain-containing protein, whose protein sequence is MLDLPAEFEQFHWMVDMVQSVDMGLIVLNRDHEVQVWNGFMTHHSGVQSHDAIDKSIFELFPEIPQEWFKLKTKPVYDLGCRSFITWQQRPYLFKCRNVRPVTQQSAFMYQNITLNPMRTPTGQIKSMFLSIQDATAEALVSNSA, encoded by the coding sequence ATGCTAGATCTTCCTGCTGAGTTCGAACAGTTCCACTGGATGGTCGATATGGTACAAAGTGTCGACATGGGACTGATAGTGCTCAATCGAGACCATGAGGTACAAGTTTGGAATGGGTTTATGACTCACCATAGTGGTGTACAGTCCCATGATGCAATTGATAAATCGATTTTTGAATTGTTTCCTGAAATACCTCAAGAGTGGTTTAAGTTAAAAACCAAGCCAGTATATGATTTAGGTTGCCGTAGTTTTATCACTTGGCAACAGAGACCGTATCTTTTTAAGTGCCGAAATGTCCGCCCAGTCACTCAACAATCGGCCTTTATGTATCAAAACATCACATTAAACCCAATGCGAACGCCAACTGGGCAAATTAAGTCGATGTTCTTATCTATCCAAGACGCTACAGCTGAAGCTTTGGTATCTAATTCCGCGTAA
- a CDS encoding response regulator, whose amino-acid sequence MTYPVLICDDSALARKQMARSLPDSLSADITFAVHGVDALEQLEQNDFKLMFLDLTMPELDGFGTLEEMQARGEHTPVVVVSGDIQPKAKERVMNLGAKAFIQKPIDKKILKDVLKELVEPANIPQPVVSTPLNLPALRRLDIYKEVANVAIGRAADALARHFDVFVHLPLPNVNIFEVSELHMALRDLAENDQVSGVCQGFSGEGIAGEALVLLSDSSVTDLKRLMKVPADSEELEELELLMDVSNILVGSFLNGLGEQAEVRFFQSSPVLLGQHISIDSVINSTTGSFKKTMTFEVSYSIDKTSIRCDLLFMFVDESLPLLNHKLEYLMEDF is encoded by the coding sequence ATGACTTACCCGGTTCTCATCTGTGATGATTCTGCACTTGCCAGAAAACAGATGGCCCGCTCACTTCCCGATTCCTTGAGTGCTGACATTACCTTTGCGGTGCATGGAGTAGATGCTTTAGAGCAGTTAGAACAAAATGATTTTAAGCTGATGTTTCTCGATTTGACCATGCCTGAGCTTGACGGGTTTGGCACTTTAGAAGAGATGCAGGCGCGCGGTGAGCACACTCCGGTCGTGGTGGTATCGGGTGATATCCAGCCTAAAGCCAAAGAGCGTGTCATGAACTTGGGTGCCAAGGCATTCATTCAAAAACCCATCGATAAGAAAATTCTTAAAGATGTACTAAAAGAGCTCGTAGAGCCAGCAAACATCCCACAACCTGTTGTCTCGACTCCATTAAATTTACCTGCGCTAAGGCGTCTCGATATATATAAAGAAGTGGCAAACGTTGCTATTGGGCGTGCTGCTGACGCTCTTGCACGACACTTCGACGTATTTGTGCATCTTCCTTTACCAAACGTTAATATTTTTGAGGTGAGCGAGCTTCATATGGCGCTTAGAGACCTAGCGGAAAATGATCAAGTGTCAGGCGTCTGCCAAGGTTTTAGTGGGGAAGGTATTGCTGGTGAAGCGCTTGTTTTACTCAGTGATTCAAGTGTTACCGACTTAAAACGCTTAATGAAAGTACCCGCAGACAGTGAAGAGCTCGAAGAGCTAGAGCTGCTGATGGATGTTTCGAATATTCTCGTGGGTTCTTTTTTGAATGGGTTGGGAGAGCAAGCTGAAGTACGCTTTTTTCAAAGTTCGCCAGTATTACTTGGCCAACATATTTCCATTGATTCTGTTATTAATTCCACTACAGGGTCATTTAAGAAAACGATGACATTTGAGGTGAGCTACAGCATAGATAAGACATCGATTCGATGCGACTTATTATTTATGTTTGTCGATGAATCGCTACCTCTTCTTAATCACAAGCTAGAGTATTTGATGGAGGACTTTTAA
- a CDS encoding TetR family transcriptional regulator yields the protein MPKRSKEDTEITIRKITDAVVDQLIRLGYDNMSYTTLSQQTGVSRTGISHHFPKKTDFTSALDGRIFKMFVQHLDFEHSLQDFVSSWMSALNNNEFVALLKLLFHHIVSSGPVHEFAEKGVDRLYKSVNTQFGDLSEQELDLLLGKSLVKMSQGS from the coding sequence ATGCCAAAACGTAGTAAAGAAGATACCGAAATTACAATTCGGAAGATCACGGATGCGGTTGTGGACCAACTTATCAGATTGGGCTACGACAATATGTCCTACACGACACTCAGTCAGCAAACAGGTGTTTCACGGACAGGTATTAGCCACCATTTTCCTAAGAAAACTGATTTCACGTCAGCTTTAGATGGACGTATATTTAAAATGTTTGTTCAACATTTGGATTTTGAACATTCATTGCAAGATTTCGTTTCAAGTTGGATGTCGGCACTTAATAACAACGAATTTGTGGCGTTATTAAAGCTGTTGTTCCACCATATTGTTTCATCCGGCCCTGTGCATGAATTCGCAGAGAAAGGAGTAGATAGGCTTTATAAATCTGTAAATACTCAATTCGGCGATCTTAGTGAACAAGAATTGGATTTATTGCTAGGAAAATCACTGGTTAAAATGAGCCAAGGCTCTTAG
- a CDS encoding DUF406 family protein → MTNNKTDNNVCEACGCAGEIGFVIKEGDDVSEVQIRAESKQQLEAELNKYVTLSKQVCANSNHEVTHAEDDELSLTARFQFEVSAEKIIFEMKARSLR, encoded by the coding sequence ATGACGAATAACAAAACCGACAACAACGTGTGTGAAGCTTGTGGCTGTGCAGGCGAAATTGGCTTCGTAATCAAAGAAGGCGATGATGTATCAGAAGTACAGATCCGAGCGGAAAGTAAACAGCAACTTGAAGCAGAACTTAATAAATATGTCACACTATCGAAACAAGTATGTGCTAATTCGAACCATGAAGTGACCCACGCAGAAGACGATGAGCTGAGTTTAACTGCTCGATTCCAGTTCGAAGTAAGCGCAGAAAAAATTATTTTCGAGATGAAAGCACGCTCTCTTCGCTAG
- a CDS encoding 1-acyl-sn-glycerol-3-phosphate acyltransferase yields MTSNTDPYIEIRPYNDDEIPAAIDRLINDEEFINAILQHRFSNHAKWFTTLMTPFVKIYLKIKWAKLNSVEAIQLEVKKYLEATLDSTTDGVTYSGLEKLDKDSAYLFVSNHRDIAMDPALVNYGLHISGMKTVRIAIGDNLLKKPCATELMKLNKSFIVKRSSKGPREMMKALGTLSSYIKHSLDTGNSIWIAQREGRAKDGNDFTDPAIMKMFHVEGRRQKMAFPEYIKQLKIVPVAISYENDPCDMAKALELYEKASSGSYEKSEFEDIESIVQGIVGYKGRVHVAFGDVIEQDFETPEALAEELDRQIHDKYKLFPINYLAAEKEQEVKDGVKAKLEEKLKELPEGAKQYLLDSYANPVRNQA; encoded by the coding sequence ATGACTTCTAACACAGATCCATATATTGAAATTCGTCCATACAATGATGACGAAATCCCAGCAGCCATTGACCGTTTGATCAATGACGAAGAGTTTATCAACGCTATTTTGCAACATCGATTCTCCAATCATGCAAAATGGTTTACGACATTGATGACACCGTTTGTAAAAATTTACTTAAAAATCAAATGGGCGAAGCTTAATTCTGTTGAAGCTATTCAATTAGAAGTTAAGAAATATTTGGAAGCAACGTTAGACTCAACCACAGATGGCGTGACATATAGCGGCTTAGAAAAACTAGATAAGGATAGCGCTTATCTTTTTGTTTCTAACCACCGTGATATTGCTATGGATCCTGCATTAGTGAACTACGGTTTACATATCTCTGGTATGAAAACGGTAAGAATTGCTATTGGTGACAACTTGCTCAAGAAGCCTTGTGCGACTGAGCTAATGAAGCTAAACAAAAGCTTTATCGTAAAACGCTCTTCTAAAGGGCCTAGAGAAATGATGAAAGCTTTGGGCACGCTATCATCTTACATAAAACACTCCCTGGATACTGGCAACTCTATTTGGATTGCACAGCGTGAAGGCCGTGCTAAAGATGGCAATGACTTTACGGATCCGGCGATTATGAAAATGTTTCATGTCGAAGGCCGCCGCCAAAAAATGGCTTTTCCTGAGTACATAAAGCAGCTGAAAATTGTACCTGTTGCAATTTCTTATGAGAACGATCCTTGTGATATGGCGAAAGCGCTAGAGCTCTATGAAAAAGCAAGTAGCGGTAGCTATGAAAAGAGTGAATTTGAAGATATCGAAAGCATTGTTCAAGGGATCGTCGGCTATAAAGGCCGTGTACACGTTGCCTTTGGTGATGTGATTGAACAAGATTTTGAAACTCCAGAAGCACTTGCTGAAGAGTTGGATCGCCAGATTCATGATAAATATAAGCTTTTCCCAATTAACTACTTAGCCGCTGAAAAAGAGCAAGAAGTAAAAGATGGTGTGAAAGCTAAGCTTGAAGAAAAGTTAAAAGAGTTACCTGAAGGGGCTAAGCAGTACCTACTAGATAGTTACGCTAACCCTGTTCGCAATCAAGCATAA